The Saprospiraceae bacterium genome includes a window with the following:
- a CDS encoding T9SS type A sorting domain-containing protein has product MKKHLFKIVFSFLAVIIFLLIGVGYIGLWSENESKTESLGNGIYKETSIFKGSNVHSAESEVTDVYIGPKDELGKWNGQVTHERIVDYKSLGIEKFTYVNGRLHGKCWERRQDYNNPQHIYLELVCYNMDKVVPCNGNLASNISDLRSSLSAVEILELKYPLFLFENLPENQNIRDSVKLFMTAIEKKLNTYTLNNDNFDTYFNEVDGSIDSFSGYSNWYQFSGRFASGENEAKDFEFRRAVIERYTKTKLPVADIIQVRYPYFKDQLEKEFGATSAAFKTFCTEFDTKMDKKINIPVGDPFFIDSLDSWMGQIFSDYMNDDNNLIYAKLKILFSQSIKSATSRNGYDLSPQSLVSEYLESSLTDTLPVHEAILTLLFTKVLEADAVKRSIKEACLTAQKVPILPEIVTNILSENMEGVKVRGLIVFDGNDPITKSGIVWDTVFNPELTPNNIINTSNKYDFTAVIKGLVKGKTYFVRSYAVNKAGIAYGNTMEFKPGSVSSNKDLINEGVDWKIYPNPADDQISITLKETIPVVDVSVYSMSGHKIFIKRYNQIEEINIVSKDWPSGTYNIVLNGSNFRKTKKVVIQR; this is encoded by the coding sequence ATGAAAAAGCATTTATTTAAGATCGTTTTCTCATTTTTGGCAGTAATAATTTTTTTACTTATAGGGGTTGGATATATAGGGTTATGGTCTGAAAATGAAAGTAAAACTGAATCTCTTGGAAATGGAATTTATAAAGAAACTAGCATTTTCAAGGGCTCTAACGTTCATAGTGCTGAGTCTGAAGTAACAGATGTATATATCGGACCAAAAGATGAGTTGGGAAAATGGAATGGTCAAGTAACTCATGAAAGAATAGTAGATTATAAAAGTTTAGGTATAGAAAAATTTACATATGTAAATGGACGGTTGCATGGCAAATGTTGGGAACGACGTCAGGATTATAACAATCCTCAGCATATTTATTTAGAATTGGTATGTTACAATATGGATAAGGTTGTGCCATGTAATGGAAATCTTGCTTCTAATATTTCTGATTTAAGATCATCTTTATCTGCAGTCGAGATTCTTGAACTAAAATATCCTTTGTTTTTATTTGAAAATTTACCAGAAAATCAAAATATCAGAGATTCAGTAAAATTATTTATGACTGCCATTGAAAAGAAACTTAATACCTACACGCTCAATAACGACAATTTTGATACTTATTTTAATGAGGTGGACGGGTCAATTGATTCCTTTAGCGGTTATTCCAACTGGTATCAATTTTCAGGAAGGTTTGCTTCCGGTGAAAACGAAGCAAAAGACTTCGAATTCCGCAGGGCAGTGATAGAGCGATATACAAAAACAAAATTACCTGTGGCTGACATCATACAAGTCAGATACCCTTATTTTAAGGACCAGTTAGAAAAGGAATTTGGGGCTACTTCTGCTGCATTTAAAACATTCTGCACCGAATTTGACACCAAAATGGACAAAAAGATCAATATACCGGTTGGTGATCCGTTTTTTATTGATAGTCTGGATTCCTGGATGGGTCAAATTTTTTCGGATTATATGAATGATGACAATAATCTTATTTATGCAAAGCTTAAAATTCTATTTTCACAGTCTATTAAATCAGCTACATCACGCAATGGGTATGACCTATCTCCTCAAAGCCTGGTTTCTGAATATTTGGAAAGCAGTCTTACTGATACCCTTCCGGTTCATGAAGCCATATTAACTCTACTTTTTACAAAAGTACTTGAAGCTGATGCAGTCAAACGCTCCATCAAAGAAGCCTGTCTTACCGCTCAAAAAGTTCCTATTTTGCCTGAAATTGTGACCAATATTCTGAGCGAAAATATGGAAGGTGTCAAGGTACGAGGACTTATAGTTTTTGATGGGAATGATCCCATCACTAAATCAGGTATAGTGTGGGATACGGTCTTTAATCCTGAACTGACCCCCAACAATATCATCAATACGAGCAATAAATATGATTTTACGGCAGTCATCAAGGGACTGGTAAAAGGTAAAACATATTTTGTAAGATCCTATGCGGTCAATAAAGCCGGTATAGCTTATGGCAATACCATGGAATTTAAACCAGGATCAGTCAGTAGCAACAAGGACTTAATAAATGAAGGGGTAGACTGGAAGATATACCCCAATCCTGCAGATGATCAGATTTCTATTACCCTGAAAGAAACCATTCCTGTGGTAGATGTATCCGTTTACTCCATGAGTGGACACAAAATATTCATAAAAAGATATAACCAGATAGAAGAAATCAATATAGTTTCAAAAGACTGGCCTTCAGGTACATATAATATTGTACTGAATGGCTCAAATTTCAGAAAAACGAAGAAAGTGGTAATACAGAGGTAA